One part of the Raphanus sativus cultivar WK10039 chromosome 7, ASM80110v3, whole genome shotgun sequence genome encodes these proteins:
- the LOC108817635 gene encoding ISWI chromatin-remodeling complex ATPase CHR17 isoform X1 → MARASKREVSSDEGYSSSEEEEQANDQVNVEEDDEELQAVARSADSVEEDVAPDDEVVPVEDDADEDEEDDEKAEIRKREKARLKEMQKIKKQKIQEILDSQNASIDKDMNNKGKGRLTYLLQQTELFAHFAKSDPSSSQKKGKGRGRHASKLTEEEEDQECLKEEEGGISGSGGTRLLTQPSCIQGKMRDYQLAGLNWLIRLYENGINGILADEMGLGKTLQTISLLAYLHEFKGINGPHMIVTPKSTIGNWMNEIRRFCPVLRAVKFLGNPEERRYIRDELLVAGKFDVCVTSFEMAIKEKTSLRRFSWRYIIIDEAHRIKNENSLLSKTMRLFSTNYRLLITGTPLQNNLHELWALLNFLLPEVFSSAETFDEWFQISGENDQQEVVQQLHKVLRPFLLRRLKSDVEKGLPPKKETILKVGLSQMQKQYYKALLQKDLEVVNGGGERKRLLNIAMQLRKCCNHPYLFQGAEPGPPYTTGDHLVTNAGKMILLDKLLPKLKERDSRVLIFSQMTRLLDILEDYMMYRGYQYCRIDGNTGGDERDASIEAYNKPGSEKFVFLLSTRAGGLGINLATADIVILYDSDWNPQVDLQAQDRAHRIGQKKEVQVFRFCTENAIEEKVIERAYKKLALDALVIQQGRLAEQKTVNKDELLQMVRYGAEMVFSSKDSTITDEDIERIIAKGEEATAELDAKMKKFTEDAIQFKMDDAADLYDFDDDNKDENKLDFKKIVSENWNDPPKRERKRNYSENEYYKQTLRQGAPAKPKEPRIPRMPHLHDFQFFNTQRLNELYEKEVRHLMQTHQKTQMKDTVEGDEPEEVGDPLTAEEVEEKEELLEEGFPTWSKRDFNTFIRACEKYGRNDIASIASEMEGKTDEEVERYAQVFKERYKELNDYDRIIKNIEKGEGRISRKDEIMKGIGKKLDRYRNPWLELKIQYGQNKGKLYNEECDRFMVCMVHKLGYGNWDELKTAFKTSPLFSFDWFVKSRSSQELARRCDTLIRLIEKENQEYDEAERRARREKKLAKGATPSKRASSSQANESPTFVKKRKQLSMDDFVASGKRRK, encoded by the exons ATGGCGAGAGCTTCGAAGCGAGAAGTTTCTTCAGACGAGGGTTACTCGtcgtcggaggaggaggagcaagcTAACGATCAGGTCAATGTGGAAGAAGACGACGAGGAGCTCCAGGCCGTTGCTCGCTCGGCGGACTCCGTCGAGGAAGATGTTGCCCCCGACGACGAGGTTGTCCCTGTAGAAGATGACGCCGACGAG gatgaagaagatgacgaGAAAGCTGAAATCAGGAAACGTGAGAAGGCTAGACTTAAAGAGATGCAGAAGATTAAGAAGCAGAAAATTCAGGAAATTTTGGACTCCCAAAATGCTTCCATAGATAAAGACatg AACAACAAAGGAAAAGGGAGACTTACTTATCTTCTGCAGCAAACTGAGTTATTTGCACATTTTGCTAAAAGTGATCCATCTTCGTCTCAGAAGAAGGGGAAAGGAAG GGGTCGTCATGCTTCCAAATTAactgaagaagaggaagatcaAGAGTGTTTAAAGGAAGAGGAAGGTGGTATTTCTGGATCTGGAGGCACAAGATTGCTCACACAACCGTCCT GTATTCAGGGGAAAATGAGAGATTACCAATTGGCTGGGTTAAACTGGCTCATTCGGCTGTATGAGAATGGCATAAATGGAATTCTTGCAGATGAAATG GGTCTGGGGAAGACACTTCAAACAATTTCTTTGCTCGCTTACCTGCATGAATTCAAGGGAATTAATGGCCCTCATATGATTGTTACTCCAAAATCAACCATTGGTAACTGGATGAATGAAATTCGTCGATTTTGTCCTGTCCTGCGCGCTGTGAAATTCCTTGGTAATCCTGAGGAAAGG AGATATATCCGTGATGAACTGCTAGTTGCGGGAAAATTCGACGTTTGTGTCACAAGCTTTGAGATGGCTATCAAAGAGAAGACATCCTTGCGTCGGTTTAGCTGGCGTTACATAATTATTGATGAAGCACATCGAATCAAGAATGAGAATTCCCTTCTTTCAAAAACGATGAGACTTTTTAGTACCAATTACCGGCTTCTTATCACGGGAACCCCCCTTCAG AATAATCTCCATGAATTGTGGGCTCTTCTCAATTTTCTTCTGCCCGAGGTTTTTAGTTCAGCAGAGACTTTTGATGAGTGGTTTCAAATTTCTGGTGAAAATGACCAGCAAGAAGTTGTTCAACAGCTTCATAAG GTTCTCCGACCATTTCTTCTTCGGAGGTTAAAATCAGATGTAGAGAAAGGCTTGCCTCCAAAAAAGGAGACGATCCTTAAGGTTGGCTTGTCGCAGATGCAAAAACAGTACTACAAGGCGCTACTGCAGAAAGATCTTGAAGTGGTTAATGGTGGTGGAGAACGCAAACGTCTGTTGAACATAGCAATGCAATTGCGCAAATGCTGCAATCACCCTTATCTCTTCCAGGGTGCAGAGCCTGGCCCTCCCTATACCACAGGAGATCACCTTGTAACAAATGCAG GTAAGATGATTCTCTTAGACAAATTGCTACCTAAGTTGAAGGAACGCGATTCAAGGGTTCTGATATTTTCTCAG ATGACAAGGCTTTTGGATATTCTTGAGGATTATATGATGTATCGTGGTTACCAGTACTGCCGTATTGATGGAAATACTGGTGGTGACGAACGAGACGCTTCCATAGAAGCCTACAACAAGCCAGGAAGTGAgaaatttgttttcttgttatcCACTAGAGCTGGAGGGCTTGGTATCAATCTTGCTACTGCAGATATTGTGATCCTGTATGACAGTGACTG GAATCCCCAAGTTGACTTGCAAGCTCAAGATCGTGCACATAGGATTGGTCAAAAGAAAGAAGTTCAAGTATTTCGGTTCTGCACAGAA aatgCTATTGAGGAAAAAGTGATTGAAAGAGCTTACAAGAAATTGGCACTTGATGCTCTGGTAATTCAGCAAGGGCGATTGGCAGAACAGAAAA CTGTTAATAAGGATGAGTTACTCCAAATGGTTAGATATGGTGCTGAAATGGTGTTCAGTTCTAAAGATAGCACAATTACGGATGAGGATATTGAAAGAATCATTGCCAAAGGAGAAGAGGCAACTGCTGAACTTGATgcgaaaatgaagaagttcactGAAGATGCAATACAATTTAAAATGGATGACG CTGCTGACCTTTATGATTTTGACGATGATAATAAG GATGAGAACAAGTTGGATTTTAAGAAGATTGTGAGTGAGAATTGGAATGATCCaccaaaaagagaaagaaagcgCAA CTACTCTGAAAATGAGTACTACAAGCAAACATTACGACAAGGTGCTCCAGCTAAACCCAAAGAGCCTAGAATTCCACGCATGCCCCATTT GCATGATTTCCAGTTCTTTAACACACAGAGACTGAACGAGCTGTATGAAAAGGAAGTGCGACACCTTATG CAAACACATCAGAAAACTCAGATGAAAGACACAGTTGAAGGTGATGAACCTGAAG AAGTTGGAGATCCATTAACTGCTGAAGAAGTGGAAGAAAAAGAGGAATTGTTGGAAGAG ggTTTCCCAACATGGAGCAAAAGAGACTTCAATACCTTCATTAGAGCATGTGAGAAATATGGCCGGAATGATATAGCAAGTATTGCATCTGAGATGGAAGGAAAAACAGACGAAGAGGTTGAACGATATGCTCAAGTTTTCAAAGAGCGATACAAGGAGCTGAATG ATTACGATAGAATCATCAAGAATATTGAGAAAGGGGAAGGAAGAATCTCTAGGAAAGATGAAATCATGAAAGGGATTGGGAAGAAACTGGACCGCTACAGGAACCCGTGGCTGGAACTGAAGATTCAGTATGGTCAGAACAAAGGGAAGCTGTACAATGAAGAGTGTGACCGTTTCATG GTATGCATGGTCCATAAGCTTGGGTATGGTAACTGGGATGAACTAAAGACTGCTTTTAAGACATCCCCGTTGTTTAGCTTTGACTGGTTTGTAAAATCCCGTTCAAGTCAAGAACTGGCCAGGAGATGCGATACACTGATCCGGCTGATCGAGAAAGAGAACCAAGAGTATGATGAGGCAGAGAGGCGAGCCCGTAGAGAGAAGAAGCTTGCAAAG GGTGCAACACCTTCAAAGCGAGCTTCGAGTAGTCAAGCAAACGAGAGCCCTACATTCGTGAAGAAACGAAAGCAGCTGTCAATGGATGATTTTGTGGCTTCG GGAAAACGTAGGAAATAA
- the LOC108817635 gene encoding ISWI chromatin-remodeling complex ATPase CHR17 isoform X2: MARASKREVSSDEGYSSSEEEEQANDQVNVEEDDEELQAVARSADSVEEDVAPDDEVVPVEDDADEDEEDDEKAEIRKREKARLKEMQKIKKQKIQEILDSQNASIDKDMNNKGKGRLTYLLQQTELFAHFAKSDPSSSQKKGKGRGRHASKLTEEEEDQECLKEEEGGISGSGGTRLLTQPSCIQGKMRDYQLAGLNWLIRLYENGINGILADEMGLGKTLQTISLLAYLHEFKGINGPHMIVTPKSTIGNWMNEIRRFCPVLRAVKFLGNPEERRYIRDELLVAGKFDVCVTSFEMAIKEKTSLRRFSWRYIIIDEAHRIKNENSLLSKTMRLFSTNYRLLITGTPLQNNLHELWALLNFLLPEVFSSAETFDEWFQISGENDQQEVVQQLHKVLRPFLLRRLKSDVEKGLPPKKETILKVGLSQMQKQYYKALLQKDLEVVNGGGERKRLLNIAMQLRKCCNHPYLFQGAEPGPPYTTGDHLVTNAGKMILLDKLLPKLKERDSRVLIFSQMTRLLDILEDYMMYRGYQYCRIDGNTGGDERDASIEAYNKPGSEKFVFLLSTRAGGLGINLATADIVILYDSDWNPQVDLQAQDRAHRIGQKKEVQVFRFCTENAIEEKVIERAYKKLALDALVIQQGRLAEQKTVNKDELLQMVRYGAEMVFSSKDSTITDEDIERIIAKGEEATAELDAKMKKFTEDAIQFKMDDAADLYDFDDDNKDENKLDFKKIVSENWNDPPKRERKRNYSENEYYKQTLRQGAPAKPKEPRIPRMPHLHDFQFFNTQRLNELYEKEVRHLMQTHQKTQMKDTVEEVGDPLTAEEVEEKEELLEEGFPTWSKRDFNTFIRACEKYGRNDIASIASEMEGKTDEEVERYAQVFKERYKELNDYDRIIKNIEKGEGRISRKDEIMKGIGKKLDRYRNPWLELKIQYGQNKGKLYNEECDRFMVCMVHKLGYGNWDELKTAFKTSPLFSFDWFVKSRSSQELARRCDTLIRLIEKENQEYDEAERRARREKKLAKGATPSKRASSSQANESPTFVKKRKQLSMDDFVASGKRRK; this comes from the exons ATGGCGAGAGCTTCGAAGCGAGAAGTTTCTTCAGACGAGGGTTACTCGtcgtcggaggaggaggagcaagcTAACGATCAGGTCAATGTGGAAGAAGACGACGAGGAGCTCCAGGCCGTTGCTCGCTCGGCGGACTCCGTCGAGGAAGATGTTGCCCCCGACGACGAGGTTGTCCCTGTAGAAGATGACGCCGACGAG gatgaagaagatgacgaGAAAGCTGAAATCAGGAAACGTGAGAAGGCTAGACTTAAAGAGATGCAGAAGATTAAGAAGCAGAAAATTCAGGAAATTTTGGACTCCCAAAATGCTTCCATAGATAAAGACatg AACAACAAAGGAAAAGGGAGACTTACTTATCTTCTGCAGCAAACTGAGTTATTTGCACATTTTGCTAAAAGTGATCCATCTTCGTCTCAGAAGAAGGGGAAAGGAAG GGGTCGTCATGCTTCCAAATTAactgaagaagaggaagatcaAGAGTGTTTAAAGGAAGAGGAAGGTGGTATTTCTGGATCTGGAGGCACAAGATTGCTCACACAACCGTCCT GTATTCAGGGGAAAATGAGAGATTACCAATTGGCTGGGTTAAACTGGCTCATTCGGCTGTATGAGAATGGCATAAATGGAATTCTTGCAGATGAAATG GGTCTGGGGAAGACACTTCAAACAATTTCTTTGCTCGCTTACCTGCATGAATTCAAGGGAATTAATGGCCCTCATATGATTGTTACTCCAAAATCAACCATTGGTAACTGGATGAATGAAATTCGTCGATTTTGTCCTGTCCTGCGCGCTGTGAAATTCCTTGGTAATCCTGAGGAAAGG AGATATATCCGTGATGAACTGCTAGTTGCGGGAAAATTCGACGTTTGTGTCACAAGCTTTGAGATGGCTATCAAAGAGAAGACATCCTTGCGTCGGTTTAGCTGGCGTTACATAATTATTGATGAAGCACATCGAATCAAGAATGAGAATTCCCTTCTTTCAAAAACGATGAGACTTTTTAGTACCAATTACCGGCTTCTTATCACGGGAACCCCCCTTCAG AATAATCTCCATGAATTGTGGGCTCTTCTCAATTTTCTTCTGCCCGAGGTTTTTAGTTCAGCAGAGACTTTTGATGAGTGGTTTCAAATTTCTGGTGAAAATGACCAGCAAGAAGTTGTTCAACAGCTTCATAAG GTTCTCCGACCATTTCTTCTTCGGAGGTTAAAATCAGATGTAGAGAAAGGCTTGCCTCCAAAAAAGGAGACGATCCTTAAGGTTGGCTTGTCGCAGATGCAAAAACAGTACTACAAGGCGCTACTGCAGAAAGATCTTGAAGTGGTTAATGGTGGTGGAGAACGCAAACGTCTGTTGAACATAGCAATGCAATTGCGCAAATGCTGCAATCACCCTTATCTCTTCCAGGGTGCAGAGCCTGGCCCTCCCTATACCACAGGAGATCACCTTGTAACAAATGCAG GTAAGATGATTCTCTTAGACAAATTGCTACCTAAGTTGAAGGAACGCGATTCAAGGGTTCTGATATTTTCTCAG ATGACAAGGCTTTTGGATATTCTTGAGGATTATATGATGTATCGTGGTTACCAGTACTGCCGTATTGATGGAAATACTGGTGGTGACGAACGAGACGCTTCCATAGAAGCCTACAACAAGCCAGGAAGTGAgaaatttgttttcttgttatcCACTAGAGCTGGAGGGCTTGGTATCAATCTTGCTACTGCAGATATTGTGATCCTGTATGACAGTGACTG GAATCCCCAAGTTGACTTGCAAGCTCAAGATCGTGCACATAGGATTGGTCAAAAGAAAGAAGTTCAAGTATTTCGGTTCTGCACAGAA aatgCTATTGAGGAAAAAGTGATTGAAAGAGCTTACAAGAAATTGGCACTTGATGCTCTGGTAATTCAGCAAGGGCGATTGGCAGAACAGAAAA CTGTTAATAAGGATGAGTTACTCCAAATGGTTAGATATGGTGCTGAAATGGTGTTCAGTTCTAAAGATAGCACAATTACGGATGAGGATATTGAAAGAATCATTGCCAAAGGAGAAGAGGCAACTGCTGAACTTGATgcgaaaatgaagaagttcactGAAGATGCAATACAATTTAAAATGGATGACG CTGCTGACCTTTATGATTTTGACGATGATAATAAG GATGAGAACAAGTTGGATTTTAAGAAGATTGTGAGTGAGAATTGGAATGATCCaccaaaaagagaaagaaagcgCAA CTACTCTGAAAATGAGTACTACAAGCAAACATTACGACAAGGTGCTCCAGCTAAACCCAAAGAGCCTAGAATTCCACGCATGCCCCATTT GCATGATTTCCAGTTCTTTAACACACAGAGACTGAACGAGCTGTATGAAAAGGAAGTGCGACACCTTATG CAAACACATCAGAAAACTCAGATGAAAGACACAGTTGAAG AAGTTGGAGATCCATTAACTGCTGAAGAAGTGGAAGAAAAAGAGGAATTGTTGGAAGAG ggTTTCCCAACATGGAGCAAAAGAGACTTCAATACCTTCATTAGAGCATGTGAGAAATATGGCCGGAATGATATAGCAAGTATTGCATCTGAGATGGAAGGAAAAACAGACGAAGAGGTTGAACGATATGCTCAAGTTTTCAAAGAGCGATACAAGGAGCTGAATG ATTACGATAGAATCATCAAGAATATTGAGAAAGGGGAAGGAAGAATCTCTAGGAAAGATGAAATCATGAAAGGGATTGGGAAGAAACTGGACCGCTACAGGAACCCGTGGCTGGAACTGAAGATTCAGTATGGTCAGAACAAAGGGAAGCTGTACAATGAAGAGTGTGACCGTTTCATG GTATGCATGGTCCATAAGCTTGGGTATGGTAACTGGGATGAACTAAAGACTGCTTTTAAGACATCCCCGTTGTTTAGCTTTGACTGGTTTGTAAAATCCCGTTCAAGTCAAGAACTGGCCAGGAGATGCGATACACTGATCCGGCTGATCGAGAAAGAGAACCAAGAGTATGATGAGGCAGAGAGGCGAGCCCGTAGAGAGAAGAAGCTTGCAAAG GGTGCAACACCTTCAAAGCGAGCTTCGAGTAGTCAAGCAAACGAGAGCCCTACATTCGTGAAGAAACGAAAGCAGCTGTCAATGGATGATTTTGTGGCTTCG GGAAAACGTAGGAAATAA
- the LOC108833676 gene encoding serine/threonine-protein kinase PBL27, which produces MSGCLPCFGSSAKDASTKDSVKKEASSAKAKDGSVTQSHHVSLDKSKSRGGSEHKKELTAPKEGPTAHIAAQTFTFRELAAATKNFRPDCLLGEGGFGRVYKGRLETTGQIVAVKQLDRNGLQGNREFLVEVLMLSLLHHTNLVNLIGYCADGDQRLLVYEYMPLGSLEDHLHDLPPDKEPLDWNTRMTIAAGAAKGLEYLHDKANPPVIYRDLKSSNILLGDGYHPKLSDFGLAKLGPVGDKTHVSTRVMGTYGYCAPEYAMTGQLTLKSDVYSFGVVFLELITGRKAIDNARAHGEHNLVAWARPLFKDRRKFPKMADPSLQGRYPMRGLYQALAVAAMCLQEQAATRPLIGDVVTALTYLASQTFDPNAASSQNSRSGGGGGPPPFIRTRDERRSMGGDGSSLDSPAETRSRLGSPATHNKNSPDYRRRDMVREVVNAAGSEAGSENGGGSGRKWGLSDVEGTESQRGSPASVGRGTRGTPRNRDLDRERAVAEAKVWGENWRERKRGINGPGSFDSSND; this is translated from the exons ATGAGTGGGTGTTTGCCTTGCTTTGGATCTTCGGCTAAAGACGCTTCTACCAAAGATTCGGTGAAGAAAGAAGCTTCTTCAGCTAAAGCTAAAGACGGCTCTGTTACTCAGTCTCACCATGTCAGCTTAG ACAAATCAAAGTCTCGAGGAGGTTCTGAACACAAGAAGGAGCTAACCGCTCCAAAAGAAGGGCCAACCGCTCATATCGCTGCACAAACGTTTACCTTCCGTGAGTTGGCTGCCGCCACTAAAAACTTCCGACCGGATTGTCTTCTTGGAGAAGGAGGTTTTGGACGTGTTTACAAGGGTCGTCTAGAGACTACAGGACAG attGTAGCAGTTAAACAGCTAGACCGAAACGGTCTACAAGGAAACAGAGAGTTTCTTGTTGAGGTTCTTATGCTGAGCCTTCTCCATCATACCAATCTTGTGAATCTCATTGGTTATTGCGCTGATGGTGACCAGCGTCTTCTTGTCTACGAGTATATGCCACTAGGATCCTTGGAGGATCATCTACACG ATCTTCCACCGGATAAAGAGCCTCTAGACTGGAACACGAGGATGACAATAGCAGCAGGAGCAGCCAAAGGACTGGAGTATCTGCATGACAAGGCGAACCCGCCTGTGATCTACAGAGACTTGAAGTCGTCTAATATTCTTCTCGGCGATGGCTATCACCCAAAGTTATCAGATTTCGGGTTAGCTAAGTTAGGTCCTGTGGGTGACAAAACACACGTCTCAACCCGTGTGATGGGCACATATGGCTACTGTGCACCTGAATACGCCATGACGGGGCAACTCACGTTGAAGTCTGATGTTTATAGCTTTGGAGTCGTGTTTTTGGAGCTCATCACTGGTCGGAAAGCGATTGATAACGCTAGAGCACACGGAGAGCACAACCTCGTCGCATGG GCAAGGCCGTTGTTCAAAGACCGAAGGAAGTTTCCAAAGATGGCGGATCCATCGCTGCAAGGGAGGTATCCAATGCGCGGTCTCTATCAAGCGCTTGCGGTTGCAGCAATGTGTTTACAGGAACAAGCAGCGACGAGACCGCTGATCGGGGACGTGGTGACAGCTCTAACTTACTTAGCTTCTCAGACGTTTGATCCTAATGCTGCAAGCAGTCAGAACAGTAGAAGCGGCGGTGGCGGTGGCCCGCCGCCATTTATCAGGACGAGGGATGAAAGGAGAAGCATGGGGGGAGATGGGAGTAGCTTGGATAGTCCTGCGGAGACACGGAGCAGGTTAGGGTCACCAGCGACTCACAACAAGAACTCTCCGGATTACAGAAGAAGGGATATGGTGAGGGAAGTAGTGAATGCTGCGGGATCAGAGGCAGGGAGCGAGAATGGAGGAGGATCGGGGAGGAAATGGGGATTAAGTGATGTGGAAGGGACGGAGTCACAGAGAGGGAGTCCGGCGAGTGTTGGGAGGGGAACGAGAGGGACTCCGAGGAACAGGGATTTAGATAGAGAGAGAGCTGTGGCGGAGGCAAAGGTGTGGGGAGAGAATTGGAGGGAGAGGAAAAGAGGTATCAATGGACCTGGCAGCTTTGATAGTTCAAATGACTGA